Proteins co-encoded in one Acidobacteriota bacterium genomic window:
- a CDS encoding MFS transporter — protein sequence MSFFDRLRSSHRALVTLGILGGSFLAAMEATIVATAMPTVVAQFGGLNHYSWVFSGYMLTSTVTTPVWGRIADVHGRRRPYLVALALFLLGSLLSGVSTSMTQLIAFRTVQGIGAGGLLPIGMVIIGDMYTLAERARAQALFAGVWGVSSIAGPLIGAILTESVSWRLIFFINLPFGLIPAILVGKYLIDKLGQGRGDVDYVGAGVLMGTVTALMLALTQTGVPDASLSPGVVKALYAVAVVLAIVFVALERRTAHPILPLSLLGDRMVATTTCTGTLLGLAIFGALAFVPLYVQSALGRSAREAGSVLTPLLLGWVGMSIVTGRMLPRVGFRSFIVGGLVCVSLGFVGLAALQPSSGLLVMQGYLGLMGIGMGMTMLSLMLAVQSAVVRERLGVATSLSQFTRSIGGAIGVAAMGAVVAASAASGGNSPAALAEGLHRAFVFGAVISIVALGTALLVPRGLPEQKQTPV from the coding sequence ATGTCCTTCTTCGACCGTCTCCGCTCGTCGCACCGGGCCCTCGTCACACTGGGCATCCTGGGCGGGAGCTTCCTTGCCGCGATGGAAGCGACCATTGTCGCCACGGCGATGCCGACCGTTGTGGCGCAATTCGGCGGTCTCAATCACTACAGCTGGGTGTTCTCGGGCTACATGCTGACGTCCACCGTGACGACGCCGGTGTGGGGGCGCATCGCTGACGTCCACGGCCGGCGGCGGCCCTACCTCGTGGCGCTCGCCCTGTTCCTTCTCGGCTCGCTGCTGAGCGGTGTCTCCACGTCGATGACGCAACTCATCGCGTTCAGGACGGTGCAGGGCATCGGCGCAGGGGGACTGCTGCCGATCGGCATGGTGATCATCGGCGACATGTACACGCTCGCGGAGCGCGCGCGCGCGCAGGCGCTCTTCGCCGGCGTGTGGGGCGTGTCGTCGATCGCGGGTCCGCTCATCGGCGCGATCCTCACCGAGAGCGTCTCGTGGCGGCTGATCTTCTTCATCAACCTCCCGTTCGGTCTCATCCCCGCGATCCTGGTGGGGAAGTACCTCATCGACAAACTCGGCCAGGGCCGTGGTGATGTGGACTACGTGGGGGCCGGCGTGCTGATGGGTACCGTGACGGCGCTGATGCTGGCGCTCACGCAGACGGGCGTGCCCGACGCATCGCTGTCGCCCGGTGTCGTGAAGGCGTTGTACGCGGTGGCGGTCGTGCTCGCCATCGTGTTCGTCGCGCTCGAACGTCGTACGGCACACCCGATCCTGCCGCTGTCGCTGCTCGGCGATCGCATGGTCGCGACGACGACATGTACGGGGACGCTGCTGGGCCTGGCCATCTTCGGCGCGCTCGCGTTCGTGCCGCTGTACGTGCAGTCGGCGCTCGGGCGGTCGGCGCGCGAAGCCGGCAGCGTGCTCACGCCGCTGCTCCTTGGCTGGGTCGGCATGTCCATCGTCACGGGGCGGATGCTGCCGCGCGTCGGCTTCCGTTCCTTCATCGTCGGTGGACTCGTGTGCGTGTCGCTCGGCTTCGTTGGCCTGGCCGCGCTGCAGCCGTCGAGCGGACTGCTCGTGATGCAGGGCTACCTGGGACTGATGGGTATCGGCATGGGCATGACAATGCTGTCGCTGATGCTGGCGGTGCAGAGCGCCGTCGTACGCGAGCGTCTTGGCGTGGCGACGTCGCTCAGTCAGTTCACACGCAGCATCGGCGGCGCGATCGGCGTGGCCGCGATGGGAGCCGTCGTCGCGGCGTCGGCGGCGTCAGGCGGGAATTCGCCCGCCGCGCTGGCCGAGGGGCTTCACAGGGCGTTCGTGTTTGGCGCCGTGATTTCGATCGTCGCGCTCGGCACGGCGTTGTTGGTGCCGCGTGGGTTACCTGAGCAAAAGCAGACGCCGGTGTAA